Proteins co-encoded in one Brassica rapa cultivar Chiifu-401-42 chromosome A02, CAAS_Brap_v3.01, whole genome shotgun sequence genomic window:
- the LOC103852917 gene encoding gibberellin-regulated protein 6: MAKLITYLLFITILFSFIFLTMSKETEYNPESYGAGSLKSYQCGGECTRRCSNTKYHKPCMFFCQKCCAKCLCVPPGTYGNKQVCPCYNNWKTQQGGPKCP, encoded by the exons ATGGCAAAACTCATAACTTACCTTCTCTTTATCACCATTCTCTTCTCTTTCATCTTTCTCACTATGTCAAAAGAAACAGAGTACAATCCAGAAAGT TATGGAGCTGGAAGTCTCAAATCATACC AATGTGGAGGGGAATGCACTAGGAGGTGCAGCAACACCAAGTACCATAAGCCATGCATGTTTTTCTGCCAAAAGTGTTGTGCTAAATGTCTTTGTGTCCCTCCAGGCACTTACGGCAACAAACAAGTGTGTCCTTGTTACAACAACTGGAAGACTCAACAAGGTGGACCAAAATGTCCTTGA